The Pirellulimonas nuda genome includes a region encoding these proteins:
- a CDS encoding UDP-glucuronic acid decarboxylase family protein, translated as MPLKRILVTGGAGFLGSHLCERLIEQQHDVICLDNFFTSQKSNVVHLLDHANFELVRHDVTHPIWLEVDEVFNLACPAAPGHYQFNPIKTMKTSVMGAINVLGMAKRCHAKVLQASTSEVYGDPEIHPQPESYRGSVNPIGPRACYDEGKRAAETLFMDYHRSNRVNVRIVRIFNTYGPRMHPFDGRVVSNFIRQALHGEDITIFGDGSQTRSFCYRDDLVEGMIRMMNGPDDFIGPVNIGNPGEFTILELAKQVIEMTGSKSKLVHRPLPADDPTQRQPDITLAREKLGWEPKIKLRDGLEKTIAWFKTVKLEDFRAPTPNY; from the coding sequence ATGCCCCTCAAACGTATCCTCGTGACCGGCGGCGCCGGATTTCTTGGCTCTCACCTGTGCGAGCGGCTCATCGAGCAGCAGCACGACGTGATCTGCCTCGACAACTTCTTCACCAGCCAGAAGTCGAACGTCGTCCACCTGCTCGACCACGCCAACTTCGAGCTGGTGCGGCACGACGTCACCCACCCCATCTGGCTGGAGGTCGACGAGGTGTTCAACCTCGCCTGCCCCGCGGCGCCGGGGCACTACCAGTTCAACCCCATCAAGACGATGAAGACCAGCGTGATGGGGGCCATCAACGTGCTGGGGATGGCCAAACGCTGCCACGCCAAGGTGCTGCAGGCCAGCACCAGCGAGGTGTACGGCGACCCCGAGATCCACCCGCAGCCCGAGAGCTACCGCGGCAGCGTGAACCCCATCGGCCCGCGCGCCTGCTACGACGAGGGGAAGCGGGCAGCCGAGACGCTGTTCATGGACTACCACCGCAGCAACCGGGTCAACGTACGCATCGTGCGGATCTTCAACACCTACGGGCCGCGGATGCACCCGTTCGACGGCCGCGTGGTGAGCAACTTCATCCGTCAGGCGCTACACGGCGAGGACATCACCATCTTCGGCGACGGCAGCCAGACGCGCAGCTTCTGCTACCGCGACGACCTGGTGGAAGGGATGATCCGCATGATGAACGGCCCCGACGACTTCATCGGCCCGGTGAACATCGGCAACCCGGGCGAGTTCACCATCCTCGAGCTGGCCAAGCAGGTGATCGAGATGACCGGCTCCAAGAGCAAGCTGGTCCACCGCCCGCTGCCGGCCGACGACCCTACGCAGCGCCAGCCGGACATCACGCTGGCGCGCGAGAAGCTGGGCTGGGAGCCGAAGATCAAGCTCCGCGATGGCCTCGAGAAGACCATCGCGTGGTTCAAGACGGTGAAGCTGGAAGACTTCCGCGCGCCGACGCCGAACTACTAG
- a CDS encoding IS4 family transposase, which translates to MARVVAYCQASGIEPPTQDTGDYCRARAKLCEGALHELTTLVAGDVEQAAKPAWLWKGLHAKLVDGFTFTMPDTPANQAEYPQPKTQRPGCGLPIARAVVVVSLATACVLDAAIARYRGKQTGESALLRMLLGRFGAGDVAVMDRYYCSFMMIALLRGRGAEVCARKHHKRHSDFRRGLRLGKYDHLIAWTRPARPAWMDQAAYELIPPLLVLREIRYWIVEKGRRTKSVTIITTLLDPAVHDKQSIADLYGFRWNSETDINHIKTSLNLNHVRTLSPEMVRRELWATLLAYNLIRTTAAAAALAHQKLARQISFTSTCQYVLATWMVIRADHPHSDRLKQIAATALEHIAACEVANRPGRLEPRVRKRRPKPYPLMQKPRSVLRAQLAKRCT; encoded by the coding sequence GTGGCGCGGGTGGTCGCCTACTGCCAGGCCAGCGGGATCGAGCCTCCGACCCAAGACACCGGCGACTACTGCCGCGCCCGCGCGAAGCTGTGCGAGGGCGCCCTGCACGAGCTGACCACGTTGGTTGCAGGAGATGTCGAGCAGGCAGCCAAGCCCGCGTGGCTGTGGAAGGGGCTGCACGCGAAGCTTGTGGACGGGTTCACCTTCACCATGCCCGACACCCCCGCCAACCAGGCCGAGTACCCCCAACCCAAGACGCAACGCCCGGGGTGCGGCCTGCCGATCGCGCGGGCCGTGGTGGTGGTGTCGCTCGCCACCGCGTGCGTGCTCGACGCCGCGATCGCCCGCTACCGCGGCAAGCAGACCGGCGAGTCGGCGCTGCTGCGGATGCTGTTGGGCCGCTTCGGTGCGGGGGATGTGGCGGTGATGGACCGCTACTACTGCTCCTTCATGATGATCGCGCTGCTGCGCGGGCGGGGGGCCGAGGTCTGCGCCCGCAAGCACCACAAGCGGCACAGCGACTTCCGCCGTGGCCTGCGGCTGGGCAAGTACGACCACCTGATCGCGTGGACCCGGCCCGCACGCCCGGCCTGGATGGACCAGGCCGCATACGAGCTGATCCCCCCGCTGCTGGTCCTCCGCGAAATCCGCTACTGGATTGTCGAGAAGGGGCGGCGCACCAAGTCGGTCACCATCATCACCACGCTGCTCGACCCAGCCGTGCACGACAAGCAGTCGATCGCCGACCTGTACGGCTTCCGCTGGAACAGCGAGACCGATATCAACCATATCAAGACCTCGCTGAACCTGAACCACGTGCGGACGCTGTCGCCGGAGATGGTCCGTCGCGAGTTGTGGGCGACGCTGCTGGCCTACAACCTGATCCGCACCACGGCCGCCGCCGCGGCGCTGGCGCATCAGAAGCTGGCGCGTCAGATCAGCTTCACCAGCACCTGCCAGTACGTGCTGGCGACCTGGATGGTCATCCGCGCCGATCACCCCCACAGCGACAGGCTGAAACAGATCGCGGCCACCGCACTGGAGCACATCGCCGCCTGCGAGGTCGCCAACCGACCCGGGCGCCTCGAACCCCGCGTACGCAAACGACGACCCAAGCCCTACCCACTCATGCAAAAACCCCGCAGCGTGCTCCGCGCTCAACTCGCTAAACGCTGTACGTGA
- a CDS encoding sulfatase: MLSSALAIGRIGVLWVAPLVLFGGASLAAARAPNVVLILADDLGWADTTLYGHTRLYRTPNIQRLAARGVTFTRAYSASPLCSPTRSAVLTGLSPARTGITAPNCHLPQVVLQASPTRTAAPNQKATIPSAVTRLKTQYRTLADALGEAGYATGHFGKWHLGPKPYSPLEQGFAVDIPHWPGPGPAGSYVAPWKFKDFDADPGVPDQHIEDRMAQEAVDWIEQHAQEPFFLNYWMFSVHAPFDAKSALIDAYRDRIDPNDPQHCPTYAAMVQSMDDAVGTLLDALDRLGIADNTVVVFASDNGGNMYNVVEGAPPTSNAPLRGGKATMYEGGTRVPCVVDWPGVTPAGARTDALCQSEDFYPTLLAGLGLDPAPGQKFDGVSLMPVLRDPTQPDEATGRNAVFQYFPHNPPVPDWLPPSVSVHRGDWKLIRIFHGGEEGGHRYLLFNLKEDLGERDNLAAEKPELVAELDGLIKTFLTDTAAATPTPNPKFDPKKYRPELEGRGKTRS, translated from the coding sequence ATGCTCTCGTCTGCTCTCGCGATTGGTCGGATCGGCGTGTTATGGGTCGCGCCCCTGGTTCTCTTCGGGGGCGCCTCGCTCGCGGCGGCGCGGGCGCCCAACGTGGTGCTGATTCTGGCGGACGACCTTGGCTGGGCCGACACCACGCTGTACGGCCACACCCGGCTGTACCGCACGCCGAACATCCAGCGGCTAGCGGCGCGGGGCGTCACGTTCACCCGGGCCTACTCCGCCAGCCCGCTTTGTTCGCCGACGCGGTCGGCGGTGCTGACGGGGCTCAGCCCCGCGCGGACCGGCATCACCGCGCCCAACTGCCACCTGCCCCAGGTGGTGCTGCAAGCGAGCCCCACACGCACCGCCGCGCCCAACCAGAAGGCCACCATCCCGTCGGCCGTGACGCGGCTCAAGACCCAGTACCGCACGCTGGCCGACGCGTTGGGGGAGGCCGGCTACGCGACGGGCCACTTCGGCAAGTGGCACCTGGGGCCGAAGCCCTACTCGCCGCTGGAGCAGGGTTTTGCGGTAGACATCCCCCACTGGCCCGGCCCGGGGCCGGCCGGCAGCTACGTGGCGCCCTGGAAGTTCAAGGACTTCGACGCCGACCCCGGCGTCCCCGATCAGCACATCGAAGACCGCATGGCCCAAGAAGCGGTCGACTGGATAGAGCAGCACGCCCAGGAGCCCTTCTTCCTCAACTACTGGATGTTCAGCGTGCACGCGCCGTTCGACGCGAAGAGTGCATTGATCGACGCGTACCGTGATCGCATCGACCCCAACGACCCGCAGCACTGCCCCACCTACGCGGCGATGGTCCAGAGCATGGACGACGCGGTCGGGACGCTGTTGGACGCGCTCGACCGGCTCGGCATCGCCGACAACACGGTCGTGGTGTTCGCCTCGGACAACGGCGGCAACATGTACAACGTGGTCGAAGGCGCCCCGCCCACCAGCAACGCCCCGCTCCGCGGCGGCAAGGCCACGATGTACGAGGGGGGGACGCGCGTGCCGTGCGTCGTCGATTGGCCCGGCGTCACCCCGGCCGGCGCCCGCACCGACGCCCTGTGCCAGAGCGAAGACTTCTATCCAACGCTGCTGGCGGGGCTGGGGCTCGACCCGGCGCCCGGCCAGAAGTTCGACGGCGTGAGCCTGATGCCGGTGCTGCGCGACCCCACCCAGCCGGACGAGGCGACCGGCCGCAACGCGGTGTTTCAGTACTTCCCGCACAACCCGCCGGTGCCCGACTGGCTCCCGCCGTCGGTGTCGGTCCACCGCGGCGACTGGAAACTAATCCGCATCTTCCACGGCGGCGAAGAGGGCGGGCACCGCTACCTGCTGTTCAACCTCAAGGAAGACCTCGGCGAGCGCGACAACCTCGCCGCCGAAAAGCCTGAGCTGGTCGCGGAGCTCGACGGGCTGATCAAAACGTTCCTCACCGACACGGCCGCCGCGACGCCGACGCCCAACCCCAAATTCGACCCCAAGAAGTACCGCCCGGAGCTCGAGGGGCGCGGGAAGACCCGCTCGTGA
- a CDS encoding ISAs1 family transposase yields MASANVPVILTHFEELSDPRMDRTKQHRLGDMVAIAICGAICGADTWADVERFGREKFEWFRTFLRLENGVPSHDTFGRVFALLDTSEFYNCLANWVASLQLDLKGKTVAIDGKTLRRSHDKSVGRSALHVVNAWATDLGVSIGQVATEEKSNEITAVPRLLEMLAIEGAVVTLDAMHCQKETARAIRNRGADYVLQVKANQPSMHDALQELFIEFGDADYRGVRRHTTVEKSHGREERREYYVAAAPESLARDWRDVRSVGMVYRCREASGKESREVSFFLSPPRRTRRKCGRWPGMCGGTGGWKTHCTGRSM; encoded by the coding sequence ATGGCGTCTGCAAACGTTCCTGTAATTCTTACACACTTCGAGGAGCTGTCCGATCCGCGTATGGATCGGACGAAGCAGCACCGTCTGGGCGACATGGTGGCCATCGCCATCTGCGGCGCGATCTGCGGCGCCGACACGTGGGCCGATGTGGAGCGGTTTGGCCGTGAGAAGTTCGAGTGGTTCCGCACGTTCTTGCGTCTTGAGAACGGCGTCCCCTCGCACGACACGTTCGGGCGGGTGTTCGCCTTGCTCGACACCAGCGAGTTCTACAACTGCTTGGCGAACTGGGTCGCTAGCCTGCAGCTCGACCTGAAGGGGAAGACCGTGGCGATCGATGGCAAGACCCTCCGCAGGTCGCACGACAAGTCGGTCGGCCGCTCGGCGCTGCACGTGGTCAACGCGTGGGCGACCGACCTGGGGGTGTCGATCGGCCAGGTGGCGACCGAAGAGAAGTCGAACGAGATCACCGCGGTTCCCCGGCTTCTTGAGATGCTGGCGATCGAGGGGGCGGTGGTCACCCTCGACGCCATGCACTGTCAGAAGGAGACCGCCCGAGCGATCCGCAACCGCGGCGCCGACTACGTGCTGCAGGTCAAAGCCAATCAGCCTTCGATGCACGACGCGCTGCAAGAGTTGTTCATCGAGTTCGGCGACGCCGACTACCGCGGCGTGCGTCGGCACACGACTGTCGAGAAGAGCCACGGGCGGGAAGAACGGCGGGAGTACTACGTCGCGGCGGCGCCCGAGTCGCTTGCCCGCGACTGGCGCGATGTCCGCTCGGTCGGCATGGTGTACCGCTGCCGCGAGGCCAGCGGCAAAGAGAGCCGCGAGGTGTCGTTTTTCCTCAGTCCGCCGCGGCGGACCCGCCGAAAGTGCGGTCGTTGGCCGGGCATGTGCGGGGGCACTGGCGGGTGGAAAACGCACTGCACTGGTCGCTCGATGTAA
- the sigJ gene encoding RNA polymerase sigma factor SigJ has protein sequence MVGSIADGGSATQSSATLDGAHELRPRMMSVAYRMLGSVVDAEDAVQDAFLRLQNARDVRSPEGFLIRTTTRRCIDHLRAARRRESYIGPWVPEPVDTSTGMHDASMEESLSQGFLLMLERLSPRERAAFVLRTVFDYEFSEVAECLGVSEAYVRKIVSRAKAHLAEAVPRFRPPPEKAVELAEQFVAACRAGDVKTVEQLLTDDVEAHSDGGGKVFAARVVVRGRARVAKYLSVVFHKKRRGCEMHAATVNGDPGVFFTQDGVVKHVVSLRIEHGVSGVYMSVNPEKLARWSVAKVD, from the coding sequence ATGGTTGGTTCCATTGCTGACGGCGGCAGCGCCACGCAAAGCAGCGCCACGCTCGATGGCGCCCACGAGCTGCGGCCGCGGATGATGTCGGTCGCCTACCGCATGCTCGGCAGCGTAGTGGACGCCGAAGACGCGGTCCAAGACGCGTTCCTCCGCTTGCAGAACGCCCGCGACGTGCGCTCGCCGGAGGGCTTCCTGATCAGGACAACCACCCGGCGCTGCATCGATCACCTCCGCGCGGCCCGCCGGCGTGAGTCGTACATCGGCCCCTGGGTTCCCGAACCCGTAGACACCTCCACCGGCATGCACGACGCAAGCATGGAAGAGTCGCTTAGCCAGGGCTTTCTGCTGATGCTCGAGCGTCTTTCTCCTAGAGAGCGGGCGGCGTTCGTATTGCGGACCGTTTTCGATTACGAGTTCTCTGAGGTGGCCGAGTGTCTGGGGGTTTCTGAGGCGTACGTCCGCAAGATCGTTAGCCGCGCCAAGGCCCATTTGGCGGAAGCGGTCCCCCGGTTCCGACCGCCCCCCGAGAAGGCGGTCGAGCTGGCCGAGCAATTTGTCGCCGCTTGTCGGGCGGGGGACGTGAAGACGGTTGAACAGCTGCTGACGGACGACGTCGAGGCCCATTCCGATGGCGGCGGCAAGGTGTTCGCCGCGCGGGTCGTGGTCCGCGGACGCGCCCGCGTTGCAAAGTACCTGAGCGTGGTGTTCCACAAGAAGCGCAGGGGCTGCGAGATGCACGCCGCCACCGTGAACGGCGACCCCGGTGTTTTCTTCACGCAGGACGGCGTGGTGAAACACGTGGTGTCCTTGCGTATCGAGCACGGCGTCAGCGGCGTCTACATGAGCGTGAACCCAGAGAAGCTTGCCCGCTGGTCGGTCGCCAAAGTGGACTAG
- a CDS encoding NAD-dependent epimerase/dehydratase family protein, with translation MPSPTAQPTPRATDARRVLVTGAAGFIGMHVCQRLLAAGHTVLGVDNLNDYYDVRLKQARLAQLEGSPGFEFRKLELADADQTSRLFAEPFGSVVHLAAQAGVRYSLENPSAYVQSNLVAFGHILEGCRRQREAHGDAFGHLVYASSSSVYGGAKKTPFAVGDPVDHPYSLYAATKKANELMAHTYSHLYALPTTGLRFFTVYGPWGRPDMAIYKFSELMRAGSPIDVYNHGVMRRDFTYIDDIVEGVLRVLASPPRPGERRPSDGQSPLPTAAPYRLYNIGHNHPEELETVITTLEAELGIKAIRNPLPMQPGDVPETYADIDALSADFGYRPEVGLGEGVRRFVVWWGGMR, from the coding sequence ATGCCCTCGCCCACCGCACAGCCCACCCCACGGGCAACCGACGCCCGCCGCGTGCTGGTTACCGGCGCCGCGGGGTTCATCGGCATGCACGTCTGCCAGCGGCTGCTGGCCGCCGGTCACACGGTGCTGGGGGTCGACAACCTCAACGACTACTACGACGTCCGGCTCAAGCAGGCCCGTTTGGCCCAGCTCGAAGGGTCGCCCGGCTTCGAGTTCCGCAAACTTGAGCTGGCCGACGCCGATCAAACCAGCCGGCTCTTCGCCGAACCGTTCGGGAGCGTCGTCCACCTCGCCGCCCAGGCGGGGGTGCGGTACTCGCTGGAGAACCCCTCGGCGTACGTCCAGAGCAACCTGGTCGCCTTCGGCCACATCCTGGAGGGCTGCCGGCGGCAACGCGAGGCGCACGGCGACGCGTTCGGGCACCTGGTCTACGCCAGCAGCAGCAGCGTGTACGGCGGCGCCAAGAAGACGCCGTTCGCCGTGGGCGACCCGGTGGACCACCCCTACAGCCTGTACGCCGCCACCAAAAAGGCGAACGAGCTGATGGCCCACACCTACAGCCACCTGTACGCCCTGCCGACCACCGGCCTGCGGTTCTTCACGGTCTACGGCCCGTGGGGTCGGCCCGACATGGCGATCTACAAGTTCAGCGAGTTGATGCGTGCGGGAAGTCCCATCGACGTCTACAACCACGGCGTGATGCGCCGCGACTTCACGTACATCGATGATATTGTGGAAGGGGTGCTCCGCGTGCTCGCCTCCCCGCCCCGCCCGGGCGAGCGCCGCCCCAGCGACGGCCAATCCCCGCTGCCAACGGCCGCCCCCTACCGCCTGTACAACATCGGCCACAACCACCCGGAAGAGCTCGAAACCGTGATCACCACGCTGGAAGCCGAGCTCGGCATCAAGGCGATCCGCAACCCGCTGCCGATGCAGCCGGGCGACGTGCCGGAGACGTACGCCGACATCGACGCGCTGTCGGCGGATTTTGGGTATCGGCCGGAGGTGGGTTTGGGGGAGGGGGTGAGGCGGTTTGTGGTTTGGTGGGGGGGTATGCGTTAG
- a CDS encoding ISAs1 family transposase — translation MGEVSEAGIARHFEGLTDPRRREPIYPLVNVVVMALCAVLSGADDFVSIAAWSREKRGWLAKFLDLSAGVPSHDRFNAVFAALNPAEFEKCFLSWVTALHEVTDGQVIAIDGKTLRRSFDAASSKAAIHMVSAWATANHIALGQVVTDAKSNEITAIPRLLEMLEIKGCLVTIDAMGCQREIAERIVEGGGDYVLATKGNQPNLCEAIDAFFTAQLEDDCRNVACRRHESHEKGHGREEDRYYYLTKLPEGFPEREKWRGLKAIGMAVRITTHGDGAQTFDTRYYITSRYVSGKRFAEAVRGHWGIENSLHWQLDVTFGEDQCRVRKGHADANLSLLRRTALSLLKNNTSRKLGVKNKRLTAAWSDQYRLEVLCGA, via the coding sequence GTGGGCGAGGTTTCCGAGGCAGGGATCGCGAGGCATTTCGAGGGGCTAACCGATCCGCGTCGGCGTGAGCCGATCTACCCGTTGGTGAACGTTGTGGTGATGGCGTTGTGCGCGGTCCTAAGCGGGGCGGACGACTTCGTGTCGATCGCCGCGTGGTCGAGGGAGAAGAGAGGGTGGCTGGCGAAGTTCTTGGACCTGTCGGCGGGCGTGCCTTCGCACGACCGCTTCAACGCGGTCTTCGCGGCCCTCAACCCGGCCGAGTTCGAGAAGTGCTTCTTGAGCTGGGTCACCGCGCTGCATGAGGTCACCGACGGCCAGGTGATCGCGATCGATGGTAAGACGCTGCGGCGCAGCTTCGACGCAGCGAGCAGCAAGGCGGCGATCCACATGGTGAGCGCCTGGGCGACCGCCAATCATATCGCCCTGGGGCAGGTCGTCACCGACGCCAAGAGCAACGAGATCACAGCCATCCCAAGGCTGCTTGAGATGCTGGAAATCAAGGGGTGTTTGGTGACCATCGACGCGATGGGGTGTCAACGGGAGATCGCCGAGCGGATCGTCGAAGGGGGCGGCGACTACGTGCTGGCGACCAAGGGGAACCAACCGAACTTGTGCGAAGCGATCGATGCGTTCTTCACCGCGCAACTGGAAGACGACTGCCGGAACGTGGCGTGCCGACGGCACGAGTCGCACGAGAAGGGGCACGGCCGCGAGGAAGACCGTTACTACTACCTGACGAAGCTGCCGGAGGGGTTTCCCGAGCGTGAGAAGTGGCGTGGGCTCAAGGCGATCGGCATGGCGGTCCGCATCACCACCCATGGCGACGGCGCACAGACATTCGACACACGCTACTACATCACCAGCCGCTACGTGAGCGGCAAGAGGTTCGCCGAGGCGGTGCGCGGCCACTGGGGGATCGAGAACTCACTCCACTGGCAGCTCGACGTGACGTTCGGCGAAGACCAATGCCGCGTCCGCAAGGGACACGCCGACGCCAACCTCAGCCTGCTGCGCAGAACGGCGCTGAGCCTGCTCAAGAACAACACCTCCCGAAAGCTCGGCGTAAAGAACAAACGCCTCACCGCGGCATGGAGCGATCAGTACCGACTCGAAGTGCTCTGCGGGGCATGA
- a CDS encoding sulfatase-like hydrolase/transferase: MPSSALAIGRIGVLLVAPLVLFGGASLAAARAPNVVLILADDLDWADTTLYGHTRLYRTPNIQRLAARGVTFTRAYSASPLCSPTRSAATQNASVNDQAVATAA; the protein is encoded by the coding sequence ATGCCCTCGTCTGCTCTCGCGATTGGTCGGATCGGCGTGTTGTTGGTCGCGCCCTTGGTTCTCTTCGGGGGCGCCTCGCTCGCGGCGGCGCGGGCGCCGAACGTGGTGTTGATTCTGGCGGACGACCTTGACTGGGCCGACACCACGCTGTACGGCCACACCCGGCTGTACCGCACGCCGAACATCCAGCGGCTAGCGGCGCGGGGCGTCACCTTCACCCGGGCCTACTCCGCCAGCCCGCTCTGTTCGCCGACGCGGTCGGCGGCTACGCAAAACGCTTCCGTGAACGATCAGGCGGTTGCGACCGCCGCATGA
- a CDS encoding SDR family oxidoreductase, translated as MNIVIIGGTGLIGTKLARRLRDLGHDVLAAAPSTGVNTITGEGLADALVGAQVIVDVANSPSFADKDVLAFFETSGRNLLAAESAAGVKHHVALSVVGADRLPDSGYMRAKAAQEALIRASGVPYTIVRATQFFEFLGAIAESAASGEEIRLPTAEMQPIAADDVAAALADVVDEAPSNGAIEIAGPEDIPMDEAARRFLASRGDTRKVVADPEARYYGARPNNGELRPIGAPRLGQTSLTQWLNHAAVATA; from the coding sequence ATGAACATCGTAATCATCGGCGGCACGGGACTGATCGGAACGAAGCTCGCCCGCAGGCTCCGTGACCTTGGGCACGACGTGCTGGCCGCGGCCCCCTCGACGGGGGTGAACACCATCACGGGCGAAGGGTTAGCCGACGCCCTTGTGGGAGCGCAGGTAATCGTCGACGTGGCGAACTCGCCGTCGTTCGCGGACAAAGACGTGCTGGCGTTCTTCGAGACCTCCGGGCGGAACCTGCTCGCCGCAGAATCGGCGGCGGGTGTGAAGCATCATGTGGCGCTCTCGGTGGTGGGCGCCGACCGGCTGCCCGACAGCGGCTACATGCGTGCAAAGGCGGCCCAAGAAGCGTTGATCCGGGCCTCCGGGGTCCCCTACACGATCGTCCGCGCCACGCAGTTCTTCGAGTTCCTGGGCGCCATCGCCGAATCAGCCGCCTCGGGCGAAGAGATCCGCCTCCCCACGGCTGAGATGCAGCCCATCGCGGCGGACGACGTCGCCGCGGCGCTTGCGGACGTGGTCGATGAAGCCCCCTCCAACGGCGCCATCGAGATCGCCGGCCCGGAGGACATCCCGATGGACGAGGCCGCGCGGCGGTTCTTGGCCTCGCGCGGCGACACGCGGAAGGTGGTCGCCGACCCCGAGGCCCGGTACTACGGCGCCCGACCGAACAACGGCGAACTACGGCCCATTGGCGCGCCGCGATTGGGACAGACCAGCCTTACGCAGTGGCTCAATCATGCGGCGGTCGCAACCGCCTGA
- a CDS encoding carboxymuconolactone decarboxylase family protein, producing the protein MSTTARSTVDKQSTTAYRAMLGVEKALAQGSIEKPLRELIHLRVSQINGCAFCIDMHWKDARAAGESEQRLYGLSAWRESPYYSERERVAFMLAEELTRVADRSIPDEVHEAARKSFNDQELSDLAWTVSAINAWNRVNIALRTVPGNYQPPGASNK; encoded by the coding sequence ATGAGCACGACTGCCAGGTCGACTGTCGATAAACAAAGCACCACTGCCTACCGTGCGATGCTGGGCGTGGAGAAGGCGCTGGCGCAGGGCAGCATCGAGAAGCCGCTGCGAGAGTTGATCCATCTCCGCGTGTCGCAGATCAACGGCTGCGCCTTCTGCATCGACATGCACTGGAAGGACGCCCGCGCGGCTGGCGAATCAGAGCAGCGGCTCTACGGCCTCTCGGCCTGGCGTGAGAGCCCCTACTACAGCGAGCGAGAACGTGTGGCCTTCATGCTGGCGGAGGAGCTCACCCGGGTGGCCGACCGCTCGATCCCAGACGAGGTGCATGAAGCAGCCCGCAAAAGTTTTAACGACCAAGAGCTCAGCGACCTAGCCTGGACCGTCAGCGCCATCAACGCCTGGAACCGTGTGAACATCGCTCTGCGGACGGTCCCGGGAAACTATCAGCCGCCCGGCGCATCGAACAAGTAA
- a CDS encoding TylF/MycF/NovP-related O-methyltransferase, translating into MQKRLARSVNRLLNGLGCRIVPLKDAGFPPDMDAATVSAFEAVRPCTMTSIERVSALRDAIRYVSARGIEGDIAECGVFKGGSMMVAARLLQELNDIRTLHLFDTFEGMPPPSDVDREFNTRSAKDALASEDRATSDVWAVGPLDVVKKNMSSTGYPAERINYVQGLVEDTIPRQAPEKIALLRLDTDWYESTKHELEHLYPRLAEGGVLIIDDYGHWQGARKAVDEYFAQLDRPPLLCRIDYTARLCLKV; encoded by the coding sequence ATGCAAAAGCGATTAGCCCGATCGGTGAACCGGTTGTTGAACGGGCTGGGTTGCCGGATCGTCCCTCTGAAGGACGCTGGTTTCCCGCCTGATATGGACGCGGCGACGGTCTCTGCATTCGAGGCGGTGCGGCCTTGCACGATGACGAGCATCGAACGCGTGTCGGCGCTGCGCGACGCGATCCGGTACGTGTCTGCGCGAGGGATTGAGGGAGATATCGCGGAGTGCGGCGTTTTTAAGGGGGGCAGCATGATGGTGGCTGCTCGGCTTCTCCAGGAGCTAAACGACATTCGCACGTTGCACCTCTTCGACACGTTTGAGGGGATGCCGCCGCCGTCGGACGTGGATCGAGAGTTCAATACAAGGTCCGCCAAGGACGCATTGGCGAGCGAGGATCGGGCGACGAGCGACGTTTGGGCGGTTGGACCGCTGGACGTAGTCAAGAAGAACATGTCTTCGACCGGCTACCCCGCCGAACGGATCAACTACGTTCAAGGGTTGGTAGAGGACACCATCCCCCGGCAAGCGCCGGAAAAGATTGCCCTGCTGCGGCTAGATACAGACTGGTACGAGTCCACCAAGCACGAGCTGGAGCACCTCTATCCTCGTCTCGCCGAGGGGGGGGTGCTAATTATTGACGACTACGGGCACTGGCAAGGTGCGCGCAAAGCGGTGGATGAATACTTCGCGCAGCTTGACCGTCCGCCCCTATTGTGCCGCATCGACTACACGGCGCGACTCTGCCTGAAGGTCTAG
- a CDS encoding cupin domain-containing protein: MMLRTFVVSVGVIVIGLGLGGAVGGRHPEDGEHVRVLSSQDIQEMLDGVEAKATIVEVTIGPGQSGLAHRHPGPGFVYVLEGEYELGINDEPTKRFKAGETFYEPTGCLHRVSRNPSDKGPTRLIAVVLHSRDTDQIAVPVEHHQ; the protein is encoded by the coding sequence ATGATGCTTCGCACGTTCGTGGTTTCTGTCGGCGTAATTGTTATCGGTCTTGGGCTAGGTGGGGCGGTCGGTGGGCGCCACCCGGAGGATGGCGAGCACGTGCGCGTCCTCTCCTCGCAGGACATCCAAGAAATGCTCGACGGCGTCGAGGCGAAGGCGACCATCGTGGAAGTCACCATCGGGCCGGGCCAGAGCGGCCTTGCCCACCGGCATCCGGGGCCGGGGTTCGTCTACGTGCTCGAAGGGGAATACGAGCTCGGCATCAACGATGAGCCAACCAAGCGTTTCAAGGCAGGGGAAACGTTCTACGAGCCGACCGGATGCCTGCACCGGGTGTCTAGGAACCCATCGGACAAGGGACCGACCCGCCTGATTGCGGTCGTGCTGCACTCCCGCGACACCGACCAGATCGCGGTCCCGGTCGAACATCACCAGTAA